The sequence acggtcgtaaacataggttcacgtccgtaaacataggttcatggtcgtaaacccatgttcacgcccgaaattcattgttgattctataatcctaatatatcgaccgtaaaccatggtttacgtttgataaactaggtttctcgattgaactatgagtttcggtcgttatcctatgtttacgaccgttatcctatgtttacgctcgtaaaccccggttcacgctcgtaaaccatagtttacgaacgtgaacctatgtttacgaccgtgaactggggtttacaatcgtgaacctatatttacgagcgtgaactatggttcacggcgttatcctatgttttcgctcgaaaatataggttagtattcgaaaaacctagttttacgttcgagaaacctagtttatcgatcgttaatcctagtttttcgaccgtgaactagggttcacgtaattattggacaattggcttgccatataattacaaatcgataaacacagttttacgaaggtaaactgtagttcacgaccgtaaacctaggttcacgctcgtaaatataggttcacgaccgtaaacataggtttacggccgaaattaataagttgatttcataatcctagtatatcaattgtaaaccatggtttacgttcgataaactaggtttctcgattgaactatgaatttcggtcgttatcctatgtttacaaccgtaaacttgggtttacgattgtgaacctacgtttacgagcgtgaactatggtttacaacgttatcctatgttttcgctcgaaaaaataggttagtatttgaaaaacctggttttacgtttgaaaaacctggtttatcgaacgtaaacctaagttcacgctcgtaaacccaagttcacgttcgtaaacataggttcacgctcgaaaatgtAGGTTCAGgaccgtaaactatggttcacggtcgtaaacataggttcatggccgtaaacccatgttcacgcccgaaattcattgtcgATTCTATAagcctaatatatcgaccgtaaaccatggtttacgtttgataaactaggtttcttgattgaactatgagtttcggtcgttatcctatgtttacgaccgttatcctatgtttacgctcgtaaaccccggttcacgctcgtaaaccatagtttacgaacgtgaacctatgtttacgaccgtgaactggggtttacaatcgtgaacctacatttacgagcgtgaactatggttcacggcgttatcctatgttttcgctcgaaaatttaggttagtattcgaaaaacctagttttacgttcgaaaaacctagtttatcgatcgttaatcctagtttttcgaccgtgaactagggttcacgtaattattggacaattggcttgccattcACGTTGACTTCGTAAACAACATCATTCAGGTTCATTAGTCCTGTCTACATAGTAATCAGACCGTTTGCAACTGATATATTGTTTTCAGGAAACCCacattagtttaaacatattattgCATGAATTTCACAAATAACAATAGTACAGTAACCATTTTGCATGCAAAGAATATTGACGAAAGCACACTGTACTTGTAAGGTCAATCTTCTATTATAAGATATACACCAAAACATggcttaaatttacaaaacagaataatatttcttgtgcaatacatccaattttagaagaaaatatacgATAAGGGATGTTTCTTAAAATCGTAGACACTTAACATATAAGGCTGTATTCCTATAAAtcccaagaacaaaacaaaatattgacagccTGTTCGTACATATTTTAGAAGTCACAAATAAGTTAAGTGTTAGTAAGAAAATCGTAGTCACTTAACAACATACAAGGCTCTTTTATTCCTATAAAAAccaagaaaaagacaaaatattatcaGCCTGTTCAGTCATATTTCAGAAGTCACAAATAAGATAAGTGCTAGTAAGAgaagtaaagaatttcaaatcgtGATAGTTATAAGAAAAATATGTAGAGAAAGAAAggaataaatcaataaatgaaaataattgaaaaataatgaaaatagaaataatccaCCTGAAGATGAACAAGTTAATACGTAGAAGGATGTCAGGTGTAATCAAGATATTACAGCACATGTCACAATGAAAGTCAATGTTAATTATTAGTGAACCTTCCACTGTCAAGAATATACTTCTGGACAGCTGCAAATAGTTCTATGTTATCTTCATGAGATAAAGAGTCGTCACCAAAGAGCAGggtagtttcaaaaatatttctagtgATAGGGACAAGACTCGCCAGAAGTGAGGTGCGACAGTTGTCATAAGCTCTACATACAAATACGAAGTGGTGACTGTTTTCTACTTCACCGCACTGACAGAGAGGGGATTCAACAATATTACGTAGAAAATTCAAACTACTACACTTCATCCGAAGTCTCGCGTGAAGGACCTGGGCTCTTCTATTGCCAGTGTAATAGAATTTTGGAGTTTTGTTAacgttatttttcaaaagattctTGAAGCTAGTCAAAGTTGGCGCATTTCGGATTTCAGTGGACAAATTGTTCCAATCACGTATAGTAGCAGGTAAGAATGAGTTGAAGTACTGTGAAGTGCGCGAGTATACCGgtcttttcattttataaaataaaatcaatctgtggTCTCTTCTTCTGTTTTCAAGTGATTTCCAATGGGTTTCGCGTTGGAGATTTTCTAGGGATACTAGTCTAGTTGCCCCTGTCACAATTCGCGCACATTCATTCTGAATAGGGCGAACAAAAGAAGTATATATCGTTTCAAGGGATTTCCTGTCGAGAGTCATTTTCAATTTATGCATAATGTGTACTCGTGTCCAGGCTTTTTTAGTGATGTAGTTGACAGGTTCATGCCAAGAACAGTCATTAGTAAGTATGagtccaagatgtttatgatgtGACACTTCCGGAATCACTTGGCCGTACATAGTCAGAGCAGGATGAAGCAACTGTGTTGTTTTTCTGGATATAAGAAGTGATTCTGACTTTGAAAGACTGAAATCTACAAGCCATTGATCAGCCCATGACATGATTTTAAGAATGTCCGATTGCAGAAGCTCCGCAGCTGGGACCGGAAAATCAACAATGATGTAAAGACTAGTGTCATCTGCAAAAGGGCGGATATGACTACCAAGATCAAGGacgatatcatttataaatattaagaacAAAAGGGGACCCAATATTGATCCCTGGGGAACACCGGCAGCAATATATGCCCAGGATGAAGAAATACCAGGAAGTACAACACGTTGACGCCGTCCAGACAGATAGTTGGTGAACCATTTTAAAAGATTCCCCGAGACACCGGCATTTTGGAGTTTTATTAAGAGGCCCTGATGCCACACCCTGTCAAAGGCTTTGCTGATATCGAAAAAGACCGCCCTAACTTCAAGTCCGTCGTCAAGGGCTTTGCAGAAAGTATCATAGAGAAAGGCAAGCTGGTTAACTGTTGAGTCCCCTGGCCTGAAACCAGACTGATAAGGAGAAATAAAGTGCGTATCGAGTAGATGGTTGTAAGTGTGTTTAAACACAATTCTTTCAAAAACCTTTTCAATACAACAAAGAAGCGAGATAGGGCGGTAATTATTATCAAACGCTGGATCACCTTTCTTGAAGACAGCACATACATGAGCTTCCTTCCAAGAATCTGGAACTACACATTGCTGAAGAGAATGGTTAAAGACAGAACAAAGTGGAAATGAAAGTTCGTGAGACCCTTCACGGAGAATACGATAGCCTACACCGTCAGGACCGGTCGCTTTTGCAATCGGAAGATTTCTAAGAACGTCTTCAACTTCTTTAGGTTGGATAGCAATAGATGATAGTTGAACATCATCAGACAGAACATTAGGCGCTGGAACAGTTTTGCCATGATCATTCCGATGAATCTGTCCCACAAAGAAATTGTTCAGAAGCTCAGCTTTCTCGAGGGAGCCAAATGTTAAAGTGTTGGAATCAGAATTTATAAGAGGAGGCATGACTTCCGGAGTCTTTTGAAATGAAAGCTTCAGTGTAGTCCACCAGTCTTTTGGAGATAGCAATCTTGAGTTAAGTTTTTCTGACATGTGTTTCATAGTAATCTCTTTTTCGCTCTTCTGATAAGTGTCACTGTATCATTACGAATTCTTCGAAAGGTCAGCCAATGAGCCTCGGTGTTGTGGCTTTTGGCGTTTCTGTATGCCCGCTTGCGCCTCCGAATACTTCTACgaactgtatttgtcatccatGGAACATCGTCAGGACGTATCATTACGGTTTTGTTTGGGATAGACGTTTTACTTATCTGGAGAATTTTCTCAGTGACATTGGATACATGGGTGTTTATGTCATCTTGATAGCATGAGTCCCAGTCCACAGCTCGAAACTTTTGTCTGAGGGCATTAAAATCGGCTTGTTCGTACATCCAAATTTGTCTTGTATAGGAAGGCATCTTTGGTTTTTTGAACTTAAGAATACAGTAGACAGGACAGTGATATCTAATATTCTGTTCGAGAAAATGTTCACCAACTCCAGAATGGAGTACTGCTTGATGGTTAGAAGCAAAGATCAAGTCAATTGTAGAATTAGAAAGCTCCGTATAATGAGTAGGTTCTTGGATTAACAGTACGAGGCCATTTTGTTGGCAAAGAGATGAAACTTTAAGACAAGTATTTGGATTTTGGATATTGAAGTTAAAGGCATCTGTAATAAAGATATCAGCTATCCCTGTGTCAGTAGCCATAGAAAAGGAATCTTCAATAAGGTTATTGTAGATGGTATCGGAGCCGGGTGGTCGATAAAAATTTCCAAACAGGACATGCTTGTTATTACAAAGAATCACCTCAATCCAGAGACATTCTAGTCGATTGGGTTCAAGATCAGGTCTGTGCTTGAAATGAAGattgtttttcacataaattaTAACTCCTCCATGATTGTCGAACTGTCTATCCTTTCGAATTGGCAGATGGAATGTTGGAATAGTAAGATCAGTGCTCGTAACTGATTCACTAAGTCAAGTTTCAGTAAAGGCCAAAATGTCAAAATCGGTAAGTTCAGCAGACAAGATATCAATTTTATTCTGAATACTTTGAACATTATAGTGGATAAAAGAAAGATGATTGTGAACATGAAGAGGGGCTTCTAAAAAGCCTGTAGAAGACTCAGCTGAGGAGGCGACAGAACCTGGTCCAGGGTTTTTATGAATATCACCAGCGTTTGTGAGTAAAACATGAAGCCACGCTACCAACACACACTGGAAAAGCAAAGTCAAactgaattttataaataatgaatttgatCTATAACGCAAGATATTTGCATATACCCTTCTAGTTGGAAAATGTATGAAAAGTTGAGCGTAATGTTGCATGTAAAGCTGAATGAAAAAGATACCAACCGGAGGATCTTGCATCACAACAATAAGCAGACAGAAGTGGGTCACAAAGGGGAAAAGAAAAAGGGTTCCTGTAAATACTCAAACACACCCTAGATAATGACTTGCCTCTATCCGGGACATTTGCAAAAACACGTGCATGTTTAACCATTATCGAATGGAAGTGAAGTTAAGTGTTTGGTCAAGGAATGCcccgaacctgacttagatagtGGACACGAAAGATCACTTGTAGTATCATCACAGGTGGATACATAGAGAAAGACAAAAGGAGGataagataaaatacaataaaataaataaaacaagtgatACATAAGAGATGTTTCATATAGAAATAGGAGAGAGAGGGACGCTAATCTACAACTGAGTATGTTCGGACACTAAATAAAGGCAGTGTGCGATATTTAGTAATTAAGAAGGATTGCTTCAGAGAATATAAACcatataaaatacttgtaaactCTTGTGTTGTTATGTTGCATTATGTCACATTGTGTTATGTTGATGTTAATCTTAAGTAgtgttgtattttgtgttgtgttgagttgtgttatgttatgttatgttatgttatatagttatgttatgttatgttatgttatgttaatgctacgttacgttacgttacgttaTGCTATGTTTGATGTATTATATGATTGAATAATGTTTTTTGTGTTGTGTTATGTTTAGCTGTACTGTTCTGAGAAATTCTATGTTACATAATATACAACAAGGAACTATCGCCTTGATAATTACGTTACTTATCATAAATACCAGAACCACTATTCAGTTACTGTCACCAACATAGGTACACAGGTGCAATGTAACACTTAATACTGGTAAAGGTATATACACAAATCGTAAGCAAAGACATAGGTACACAAGTGCTAGGTAACActtaatacatgaaaaaatatatacacaagtCATAGCAAAAGCAGGATACTACCATGGTGTTGCACTCTATTGATGGCAACCGTTACTAATATGTGATTGTCACCAACTTCAATATAATGCAATTctttaataaacataaaacaaaaacaatttttgagtgTCAGTAATCCATTTACAaatcatgataaaaaaaaatctgtcataTTTTTATGCACAATGCTTCCATTCTGACTTAAGAAATTAAAACGCAAGtcttacttaatttttttttgttccatgCAAAACTATAATTCGTTACTAATATGTCATTTTCATTACTCAAATAaacaatacaacaaaaacaattcatATCCCTTGAGACCGTTTTAAAGCAAGGAATTATAATATTTGGCTTGAATTATTTTAAGTCAGTCtgaataaagtatttttgttCTATGGAAAGCCTTAATTAATCAAGTAATAATGGTTACCGTTACTAATATGTCATTATCATCACTTCTAAAATATAATGCGGACACTCCATAAACCTACAACAAAAACTATGGTAGTCTGTAAACCATTTACGAATCATTATCAAAAAAATTTCAGCGGCCATATTTATATGCCCAATATTTCCAGAGCACACATGTATAAACATacagatattgcacaatacatgtatttctaaaccATTCTAATTACTGGCGTGATACCTATTATTTATTCACAGATTCACATACTCGACTGAACCGTGACATCTAGGACGACGATGACGAACGAATTTACTATCAtcaattcatcatcatcatcatcatcaacatcatcatcatcaacaacaactgTGGAAATGTGAATGATAATCTTCACAAAATCACTTAAGACCGTTTCAAATTAAGGAATCGTAATgtttaacttagaagttttaACGCAATTCTgactaaattatttttatttcatgcaaAACAATAATCAAAACTGGTTACCATTACTAATATGCCGATAACATCGCTTCAACAATATAAAGCGGTCAAAACAATTTATGAGAGTCACTAATACCTTTATGaatcatgataaaaaaaaatcagcatatTTATATGCACAATATTTCCAGAGCACATATTTAAGCATTCAAATAATGCACAATGCATGTATTTCTAAATCATTCTAATTACTGATAATACTTATTAATACTGTTCTAAGATCCACATACTCGACTGAACTGTGAAATCTGGGACGACGACGACAACAAGCTCAAATATACTAACATTAAATCATCATCATAAACATCAGTATCATCAACTGTGAAAATGTAACTAATAATCATCACTATAGTTAAGACCATTTTAAAGCAGAAAATAGTAATGTTTGGCTTaagacttttaaaagttttttttttttcagatcaaaaCCGTAGTCAAATAATAGCCACAATAATCGCCAATATTAGCAGAACAACCAGTAAGATCGACACAGTCAGAATtgttaaatacaaaatgtcatgatGCACGTATGTCATCGCTACGCCTTGAGGGCACGCGCAACGATATAACCAAATTTACAGTTAAACAGCAGTTATATAGCGCGCCAAAGAAAACGTAGCacaattaattttcaaacttgactatAGCGTCACTACTAGTTACGCGGTGAATCTCATCATTGTTATCCTTCACCAAGATCGTACCGTCCGATGACCAACAAGCGGAGAGTTTTTTGTTCCTGACGAGAATCCTTGTAGTATACAGGGCAAGGCCGCGGCGTTGTGTCAGATCTTCGTTGATGTAGATACCGCGATACCCCGAGGTTTTTAGTTTTGCTCTGGATTTATAAAGTCTCTGCCGAGCACGATATGTAGCAAACTTGACGAGAATAGCCCTTGTACGACCTGTTTTTTTTTGCCCAACACGGTGAGATCGGTCTATATCACAAACATTCATGCTGACATTAAGCTTTATACAAAGATCCAACACGTAATCGTCGGTACTCTCATTTTCAATTTCAGGGACACCCGTAATTCTTAGGGAGTTCCTTCGACTATACAGTTCAGTAGCGTCGACAGCATCATCTAGTTTTGAAACTTCAGACCTTAATGCAACATTTTCATGCTTTAACTTTATATTCTCTGATTTAAGATCAAGATTGGCCGACtctaaaattttgattttatgatCGAGTCCCACAGTAACGCCAGTCACAATGGCGTCAATCGATGACTGTACTGCTTTCATGACGATTGCTGAAATTTCATCTTGGAATGAAGATTTTAACAGTTGAGCGATCTTTCCTAAGGCCGAGTCGTCAAGTGACAGACTAGCAACTGGAGGATCTTCTACTACATTCCCGGATTGCTCCATACCATTAGTGGACTCGCTATCAATATTAATGTCCATTATGAGACAAGATTTCTTAAAGTCTGCGTTTTCAAAAGGTGAAGACAGAAATCGTTTCTTCGTCGTATTTACATCAGGTGTCGTGTTTACATCAGGTGTCAAACTGTCTTGATTGTCAGGTGCTGACATGAGTAACGATATTTATGGCGTGAAGTATAGACGAAAAATTATTGCAGATAGTCCATATACCCGTAATTCACTCATGCGTATCAATAAGCAGGTAAACAGGTAttcaaaatcaaatttcaaaagtcaaaaaacATTACTTGATATCAATCGTACACTGTCCGTTCTCATTTTAGAATTAAACACATTCCAAGCTTCAATAGTCCCTCAAATCCTATTAAAACacctaaattttaaacatttctcgGAGCACACGAAAATCACAACCGTCCGCCATGATCACATGATAGACTAAACCCTTACCCTAAACCCACATTAATCAAGATAGTGTTGTACCTTTTGTCATAGCGTGGAAAATAGTAACTTGTCTTACAACAGGAGCGCGTTGAATTTCAGCTCTAACGAAATGGTTTTTTTTATGTTCCgttagatatatttaaaaaatatacgtTGTCAAGGAAATAATGGATTATACTTTTTGTCCTAGAATATCTGCCATTTTCATCTTTCGGCTAAATCACttaagtgtatatatatatatatatgtacgaAGGACTGTATGGACAATTCTCACGACTTGTGGGAACCACAAATTGTAATTTTTCTAGTGTTTATTACAAGTACCTCCCCGCCTACCCACAGATATCCTCGTGAAATATTCAATAATGGATGGGTTACGCGCCTATTCCGCTCCCACAAAAGTCATGTTCTATTGGCGTTTTTTTTCCTAGCGAGTCGTCCTGACAAAGTCAATTTTGGGCTTTATTTTGCAATCAAATTACAGGACTAGGAATTTCATTTCAACTTCTGTCTAAGACAGTAATTTGGGATAAAATCTGTTTGTTTCGCTGTATTATTACTGTTGTCTGAATACTTAACCCTATTTGCAAAATACCAAATACGaaataaaatcttgtttcatCGTCGTTACACAATAGGCCTTCCGATGGCGAGGATATATCGCAAAATAAATAATCACtggctaaaaatgaaatatatatgcgGGAAAGGCTTAATCTTTAATGCCATGAGAAGACATTCAAAGAAGTAAGGTTTTTTTTAATAGTGCACACATCTAGACAACACAAGGCGATATTGAAAGAGATAATTATGAATGATATCTACTAAAAGTTtaactttattcaaataaagctttgccagtaatcAGTAATAGGAAACTGGTTATGGTCAAGGTGACTGGTCCAAAGTCTCAAGATAACACTTTTGCTTTGGTACATGGCATTGAAAAGATAGACGACAATGAGGATTTTCAAATACTCGTATTTACATAATCATTTCATTTAGTTTACTGGACGTCTTTTTAATAACTATTTGAAACTAGGTATTATTTAAGCATCGAAGGCTTCTCTAAAAAAgttaattatgttttgtttaacTAGCGACTGTAATTTCTTATTAACACAAGTAATACAGCAATTCGAGTTTTTATAACTACACAATTCTACAGAATGTCTTAGAATAATTTACAGTCAGAGAAGGATTGTCCAATTTTCCTTCTTCCAGTATTCAGACATCACCTACTGAAGATAGCTTGCTAGgggaaatatcaaaatgtaaaataacaaGAGCAATCCAAGACTTTGATAAGATTCATATtcttttttataatcaaaatcattttaacattaaACAAATCCGATATTGATTTATGTTTTGCAGAATCTGGTCAGAACTTGACATAACTATCAATATTCCTCCATGATATAacataaattctaacacgaccagcaaataacctacacaaatgtagagcaaaatctatcttgggttattttgcaataaaccactcgcgagcaatgacgtcatccgatccaggggAGTAACACGGTCGTTAAAAGTAGTTACcaatttttctaacactgttgatactagtatgtcgtgttagaatcgaaataacaagttcccaattgtgatttatcgtagaataaccctagtgtTTTGTTCTTATACGAAATGATATATCACAAAGGCcgtattcttacgcataagaactcaaaacacaggctattctacgataaaccactctTGGGAACTTACTCTTTCTtaaatatatgtttcaaaatgCAACTACCACAAACAGAGACACAGTACAGTAtacttctaaaataaaaaaagagaaaataacaaAGATCACTGTCAATAAATAACACATAAAACTGTCTATATTCCTCTTATTGTAACGGCTTGTGACAAGGGGAAGGCCCGAGACCATAAGAAGAGTGCAACGGTACAAAACCATTTAGGGAAAAGAACACAAGCAGAATATCTTACAATCAAGGCTTGGGGAATGGGATAATAAATACAAGCTATCAATGACTGaatcaatttcaaacaaaataaaattctttttaaaatagcGTTAATTTCTGACGTAATTGGACGAAATGATTACACACAGAAATTTTTTCATTTAAGCTGTTTCGTATTAGGATATTTAACCGTTTGAAAAAGCGACTTTATACGAAGTGTCAtgtggcggtcgtaaaatgtATTATCGTACTTGGGTTCAGTGGTGTTATAGTTTCTGGTCAGTTGGGATCATTGAGTCAATTCCATATCTACGTAAAAGAATTCCGCATAAGGCGGTACTAGAGGGAGATGGGTATGGGAGGGTGGGGGGTGGAGCGAGAGGGATTTTACACTTCCCATTACCCCTGATGAATAGAATCAATTAAACTAGGTCAGTTATTATTTTGATTTCCATGCTTTTAAAGgattttcttacatatttctttatttgtaattAAGATTTGCGCAAATAttgtcatttattttgttttttgaagtttacgagtaacaatattttaacatgtgtatgaataaaaatattttgtagcattCTGTATAATTTACAGACATTAACAAAGTCCGGTTTAGCTCACTAGGGAGAACATTGGTccacggatcgcggggtcgcgaattcggtcctcgggcggggcgtatgttctccgtttgataaaagacattgtgtctgaaaccatacgtcctccacctctgataattcatttggggaagttggcagttacttgcggagaacaggtttgtattggtacagaatccaggaacactggttaggttaactgtccgccgttgcatgactaaaatactgttgaaaaacggcgttaaacccaaaacaaacaaacaaacattaacatATTTCGGTATGTTTTAAGACCGATACTAAATGATTAAGTGTTAAAAATACAAACGCAGTTATTCGAGGCGAGAAATTCATTATCTAAAtaatataaaactatataatcttaataataaatattaattgatatattattttatgttatttttatacttttcatGCACACAATGCACACTTCAAACGATTTCCAATAACATTACAGATGAGGTAACGTCCTGCTCATGAGCATAATCTGACACTATAGATACCACAATTTGATAAATctgatttatttgatatctacaattcgtCTGTTCCAGGGACCTTTTACGGACCACAAACGTATTGTTAAGATGAATAAATGTTTCCAGGATACTTTATATATTACTATAATAGTTTCTTGGTCTCCTTTAGCCCGGAATTAAATCATTGGACTAGTTGTATACAAATTCAAGAATGTAAATTAGAAATAGGCATAAAGCTATTGAACcatgtaattaattgtattaCAAATCAGACAGTATTGATAAATCAAAATTGTCTCCGATTATTCGTCATTCTATTCCACCAGATTAAATAAGCAATTGGTTACAGTGTTACAGTACACAGTTTTGTTAGTATCGACCGAAttatgtttttactttaaaatttacagGTTATAGATTTCTTACATTCTTCAACACTGCACCAAATTACTGTTTTACTCAgctaaatttagataaatataaaagGCATTTCCGTGTTATTGTGCATCCTTTAGCGAAACTGTCAGTGTGTTAATTATTTATACTCCTTTGAGGGTTGAGTATAA is a genomic window of Mercenaria mercenaria strain notata chromosome 18, MADL_Memer_1, whole genome shotgun sequence containing:
- the LOC128550601 gene encoding uncharacterized protein LOC128550601, producing MSAPDNQDSLTPDVNTTPDVNTTKKRFLSSPFENADFKKSCLIMDINIDSESTNGMEQSGNVVEDPPVASLSLDDSALGKIAQLLKSSFQDEISAIVMKAVQSSIDAIVTGVTVGLDHKIKILESANLDLKSENIKLKHENVALRSEVSKLDDAVDATELYSRRNSLRITGVPEIENESTDDYVLDLCIKLNVSMNVCDIDRSHRVGQKKTGRTRAILVKFATYRARQRLYKSRAKLKTSGYRGIYINEDLTQRRGLALYTTRILVRNKKLSACWSSDGTILVKDNNDEIHRVTSSDAIVKFEN